One Streptomyces dangxiongensis genomic window, GGAGTCGATGACCACGAAGACCGAGATGATGCCCTCGTCACCGAGGATCTTGCGATCCTTCAGGGCCGGCTCCCCGACGTCACCGACCGAGAGGCCGTCGACGTAGACGTAGCCCGCCTGGACCTTGCCGGAGATCCTGGCCTTGCCCCCGACGAGGTCGACCACCACGCCGTCCTCGGCGATGACGATGCGGTCGTGGGGCACGCCGGTCAGCGCGCCCAGCTCGGCGTTGGCCCGCAGGTGGCGCCACTCGCCGTGCACCGGCATCAGGTTCTTCGGGCGACAGATGTTGTAGAAGTACAGCAGCTCGCCCGCGGACGCGTGGCCGGAGACGTGCACCTTGGCGTTGCCCTTGTGGACGACGTGGGCGCCCCAGCGGGTCAGGCCGTTGATCACGCGGTAGACCGCGTTCTCGTTCCCGGGGATCAGCGAGGACGCCAGAATCACCGTGTCGCCGTCGACGATGCGGATCTGGTGGTCGCGGTTGGCCATGCGGGACAGTGCCGCCATCGGCTCGCCCTGGGAGCCCGTGCAGACCAGGACCACCTGGTGGTCGGGCAGGTCGTCCAGCGTCTTGACGTCGACCACCAGGCCCGGCGGGACCTTCAGGTAGCCGAGGTCGCGGGCGATGCCCATGTTGCGGACCATGGACCGGCCGACGAAGGCGACCCGGCGGCCGTACTCGTGGGCCGCGTCCAGGATCTGCTGGATGCGGTGGACGTGGCTGGCGAAGCTCGCCACGATGATCCGCTTGCCGGCGTTGGCGAAGACCGTGCGCAGGACGTTGGAGATGTCCCGCTCGGGCGGGACGAAGCCCGGGACCTCGGCGTTCGTCGAGTCGGCGAGGAGCAGGTCGATGCCCTCCTCGCTGAGCCGCGCGAACGCGTGGAGGTCGGTGAGCCGGTTGTCCAGCGGGAGCTGGTCCATCTTGAAGTCGCCGGTGTGGACGACCATGCCGGCGGGGGTGCGGATGGCGACCGCGAGGGCGTCCGGGATGGAGTGGTTGACGGCGACGAACTCGCAGTCGAAGGGGCCGATGCGCTCGCGGTTTCCCTCCGCCACCTCCAGGGTGT contains:
- a CDS encoding ribonuclease J, with the translated sequence MSHPHPELGSPPPLPQGGLRVTPLGGLGEIGRNMTVFEYGGRLLIVDCGVLFPEEEQPGIDLILPDFSSIRDRLDDIEGIVLTHGHEDHIGGVPFLLREKPDIPLIGSKLTLALIEAKLQEHRIRPYTLEVAEGNRERIGPFDCEFVAVNHSIPDALAVAIRTPAGMVVHTGDFKMDQLPLDNRLTDLHAFARLSEEGIDLLLADSTNAEVPGFVPPERDISNVLRTVFANAGKRIIVASFASHVHRIQQILDAAHEYGRRVAFVGRSMVRNMGIARDLGYLKVPPGLVVDVKTLDDLPDHQVVLVCTGSQGEPMAALSRMANRDHQIRIVDGDTVILASSLIPGNENAVYRVINGLTRWGAHVVHKGNAKVHVSGHASAGELLYFYNICRPKNLMPVHGEWRHLRANAELGALTGVPHDRIVIAEDGVVVDLVGGKARISGKVQAGYVYVDGLSVGDVGEPALKDRKILGDEGIISVFVVIDSSTGKITGGPHVQARGSGIDDSAFVEVLPKVTEVLERSAQDGVVEPHQLQQLIRRTLGKWVSDRYRRRPMILPVVVEV